Proteins found in one Triticum aestivum cultivar Chinese Spring chromosome 4D, IWGSC CS RefSeq v2.1, whole genome shotgun sequence genomic segment:
- the LOC123096175 gene encoding uncharacterized protein: MSWLARSIANSLLSPDSPEADGEDPRASGSTSPGSPPRGVREDLSELTDALAHRFQGLASFLAAPTPAGNGGAPRGLNPAEIAGRFRLGLARLPGRQAVADLAKNASSLLHPDEYWGGSEAAGATEDVIAFARDAAMRPELWLDFPLLPDDADSDDFDISDAQQDHALAVESMAPELADLRIELCPSHMSEGCFWKIYFVLLHPKLTKDEAELLSTPQILEAREKLSQNSQHQTKLESNEDTVALTFSNTDGTVPVAVEVVSVVKDQDASGRPTALGNVDYGILESIPLEELATDTVSDAGAVPSDKISSGVPVQLMPVLRDATEFSQSRMEETIHTSSKEHATEFSQSSIEEKTPNSITDDAVANEQCVPFVDSAPSEEDQRKWPLSDLSKQSRVVIQKAHSDDCDDDEDEWLEEDTGGPGSTHIPIVGDDEDISFSDLEEDD; this comes from the exons ATGTCTTGGCTCGCGCGCTCCATCGCCAACTCCCTCCTCTCCCCCGACAGCCCCGAGGCCGACGGCGAAGACCCCCGCGCCTCCGGCTCCACCTCCCCGGGCTCACCCCCTCGCGGCGTCCGCGAGGACCTCTCGGAGCTCACTGACGCCCTCGCCCACCGGTTCCAGGGCCTCGCCTCCTTCCTCGCGGCGCCCACTCCCGCAGGAAACGGCGGTGCACCCCGCGGGCTGAACCCGGCCGAGATTGCGGGACGCTTCCGCCTGGGGCTCGCGCGGCTCCCGGGCCGCCAGGCCGTGGCAGATCTCGCCAAGAACGCCTCCTCTCTACTGCACCCGGACGAATACTGGGGCGGGTCGGAGGCCGCCGGGGCTACCGAGGACGTGATCGCCTTCGCGCGGGACGCCGCCATGCGGCCCGAGCTCTGGCTGGACTTCCCCCTTCTCCCCGACGACGCGGACTCGGATG ATTTTGACATTAGTGATGCGCAGCAAGACCACGCACTGGCCGTCGAGAGCATGGCGCCGGAGCTGGCAGATCTGAGGATCGAACTCTGCCCAAGCCACATGAGCGAGGGCTGCTTCTGGAAGATATACTTTGTGCTACTGCACCCTAAGCTCACAAAGGACGAAGCCGAGCTTCTTTCTACTCCTCAG ATTTTGGAAGCTAGAGAGAAGTTGTCACAAAATTCGCAACATCAGACAAAGCTAGAGAGCAACGAAGACACAGTGGCTCTGACTTTCAGTAATACAGATGGTACTGTACCTGTGGCTGTAGAGGTGGTCAGCGTAGTAAAAGATCAAGATGCTTCCGGCAGGCCCACAGCTTTGGGCAATGTAGATTATGGTATACTTGAATCGATTCCTCTGGAAGAGCTAGCAACAGATACAGTCAGTGATGCTGGAGCTGTTCCTTCAGATAAAATCAGCAGCGGCGTGCCTGTACAGCTTATGCCGGTATTAAGAGATGCCACTGAGTTCTCACAATCAAGGATGGAAGAAACCATTCACACTTCCTCTAAAGAACATGCCACTGAGTTCTCACAATCTAGCATTGAAGAAAAAACACCCAACTCAATTACAGATGATGCTGTAGCAAATGAGCAGTGTGTACCATTTGTAGACAGTGCTCCATCGGAAGAAGATCAACGGAAATGGCCATTGAGTGACCTCAGCAAGCAATCAAGAGTTGTCATTCAGAAGGCCCATAGCGATGActgtgatgatgatgaggatgaatggTTGGAAGAGGACACGGGTGGTCCAGGAAGCACGCACATTCCAATAGTAGGCGACGATGAGGATATATCTTTCAGTGACCTGGAGGAAGATGACTGA